Proteins found in one Anabas testudineus chromosome 1, fAnaTes1.2, whole genome shotgun sequence genomic segment:
- the abcg2b gene encoding broad substrate specificity ATP-binding cassette transporter ABCG2b — protein MAKGEQIVCSAEEYFQERGPTVKFSHLHYFVQETRFCRKIDPEKCILKDVSGIMRPGMNAIMGATGSGKTSLLDVLAGRKDPAGLRIGSVLVDGRAVTSELRLSSAYVVQDDILMGTLTVKENLLFSANLRLNPKLYTTTDKHSRVAAIIQDLGLADCANTKIGTEFLRGVSGGERKRCSIGMELITSPSLLFLDEPTTGLDSNTANCIINLLHKLSRRGKTVIFSIHQPRYSIFKQFDHLTLMHKGEVVYAGAADYALDYFTNLGYQIDAFNNPADFFMDITNGEAKSTLESSTDAECQNELATKYQESELCQKVLEELNHMNQRTDGEVKSHDEAAKYATSFLYQMRVVCNRTMLNILRNPQTSYAQLALNIFFAILVGLIYYQIPMTLPEALQNRSGAFFFLIINMVFGNLSAVELFIKERAIFIHENSSGYYRTSVYFLSKIFADLLPNRIIPIIVFSAIAYYMMGLKPAFEAFVCFALTMCLVSLAGVSLAFLVSASVSSFAMANILIALPFVFMMVFGGYLVNLNAMLSWLSWLKWISIFRYGLDATFINELKGQLFYNNGTILPGEIFLKAQGIDYSMWGFWQNQVALLGIITVCMFLAYVQLRRINRWK, from the exons ATGGCTAAGGGGGAGCAGATTGTTTGTAGTGCCGAGGAGTATTTCCAGGAACGAGGGCCAACTGTCAAATTCAGCCACTTGCACTACTTTGTTCAGGAGACAAGATTCTGCCGAAAGATAGATCCAGAAAAATGCATCCTCAAAGATGTGAG TGGCATCATGAGACCTGGTATGAACGCCATCATGGGCGCCACAGGAAGCGGTAAAACATC ACTCCTGGATGTACTTGCAGGAAGAAAAGACCCTGCTGGTTTGCGGATAGGAAGTGTTTTGGTGGATGGCAGGGCTGTCACGTCTGAACTGAGGCTCAGCTCTGCATATGTGGTTCAG GACGATATCTTGATGGGCACTCTCACTGTGAAGGAGAATCTGTTGTTCAGTGCCAACCTGCGCCTCAACCCTAAGCTTTACACAACCACAGATAAACACAGCCGAGTAGCCGCCATTATTCAAGACCTGGGCCTGGCTGACTGTGCAAACACTAAG ATAGGGACAGAGTTTCTACGCGGTGTATCAGGAGGTGAGAGGAAGAGGTGCAGCATTGGGATGGAGCTTATcacttctccctctctgctgtttctggaTGAACCCACCACCGGACTGGATTCTAACACTGCAAACTGCATCATCAATCTACTACACAA GCTTTCCAGGAGAGGTAAGACTGTCATCTTCTCCATCCACCAGCCGCGCTACTCCATCTTCAAACAGTTTGACCACCTGACTCTGATGCATAAAGGGGAGGTGGTATATGCTGGGGCAGCAGACTATGCACTGGACTACTTCACAAACCTTG gCTACCAAATTGATGCCTTTAACAACCCTGCTGATTTCTTCATGGACATCACAAATGGTGAAGCAAAATCAACACTAGAGTCATCCACTGACG CTGAATGTCAAAACGAACTGGCAACAAAGTACCAGGAGTCTGAACTGTGCCAGAAAGTTCTTGAAGAGTTGAACCATATGAACCAGAGGACCGATGGAGAGGTCAAAAGTCACGATGAAGCGGCCAAATACGCCACTTCTTTCCTCTACCAG ATGCGTGTGGTGTGCAACAGGACAATGCTGAACATTCTGAGGAACCCTCAGACGTCTTACGCCCAGTTGGCtcttaacattttttttgcaATTCTGGTGGGACTTATTTATTACCAAATACCCATGACACTGCCTGAGGCGTTACAGAACAG GAGTGGAGCGTTCTTCTTTCTCATCATCAACATGGTGTTTGGGAATCTCTCTGCTGTTGAGCTGTTCATCAAAGAAAGAGCAATTTTcat CCATGAGAATTCCAGTGGATACTACCGTACATCTGTCTACTTCCTGTCCAAGATTTTTGCTGATCTCCTCCCAAATCGCATCATCCCCATCATTGTGTTTTCAGCCATCGCCTACTACATGATGG GGTTGAAGCCTGCCTTCGAGGCGTTCGTGTGTTTTGCACTGACCATGTGCCTGGTCAGTCTGGCAGGAGTCAGTCTGGCCTTCCTCGTCTCAGCGAGTGTTTCCTCATTTGCCATGGCTAATATTCTTATTGCCCTGCCCTTTGTCTTCATGATG GTTTTTGGTGGTTATCTTGTCAATCTCAACGCCATGCTGAGCTGGCTGTCCTGGCTGAAGTGGATCAGTATCTTCAGATATGGATTAGAC GCTACATTCATCAACGAACTGAAAGGACAATTGTTCTACAACAACGGCACCAT TTTGCCAGGCGAGATTTTCCTGAAAGCCCAGGGAATCGACTACTCTATGTGGGGTTTCTGGCAGAACCAAGTGGCTCTGCTGGGAATCATAACTGTCTGCATGTTCCTGGCCTACGTGCAGCTGAGACGAATAAACCGCTGGAAATAA